A portion of the Krasilnikovia cinnamomea genome contains these proteins:
- a CDS encoding alpha/beta hydrolase has translation MLATLLAAPVAPAAAAVGAPTDRTSALEARRVDGVPTPGLDWYRCLDYAECTTVDVPLDYDQPTGAQVELAVLRVKARDQRHRIGTLFVNPGGPGGQGTAIAYFAPYFLGDSVLDRFDIVGFDPRGIGFSDNVKCFRSPREQSATLAGLNVPFPVTRAQEKAYVTSAEQYGRACSSTGRPLSGAMSTAQVARDMDVLRRAVGDQKLTYLGFSYGTALGQYYANMFPDRVRALALDGVINPISWTGTAATRDTILDDRLRSADGAYKALHEILVRCDRAGGTACVFALGDPVANFALIARRLRAEPLVYEDPDLGTTTVTYADFVASTLVMLYDPAGYDGIVTMALNLLLLTEPPAGTDAAARRRARHALAAQLHGLRDRRPGRDFPYDNSLEAFLGVTCTDTQNPADAAGWPARAAHSDRRAPYFGRAWAWGTVACARDSWTVRDEDAYTGPFDRRTSAPVLFVGDYYDPATNYREAVSASKLLPGSRLLSSDSWGHTAYGTSACVTDAVDAYLVRRELPPAGTVCTGDIQPFAGVPAAAQGAATHPAPGAEAFTVRPHPAKNAPKKLPPVDARLPGVAGLGR, from the coding sequence GTGCTCGCCACCTTGCTTGCGGCGCCGGTGGCACCCGCCGCCGCGGCCGTCGGCGCACCGACCGATCGCACCAGCGCGCTCGAGGCCCGGCGCGTGGACGGAGTGCCCACCCCCGGCCTGGACTGGTACCGCTGCCTCGACTACGCCGAGTGCACGACGGTCGACGTGCCCCTGGACTACGACCAGCCCACGGGCGCCCAGGTGGAACTGGCCGTACTCCGGGTCAAGGCCCGCGACCAGCGCCACCGGATCGGCACGCTGTTCGTCAACCCGGGCGGCCCGGGCGGCCAGGGCACCGCGATCGCCTACTTCGCGCCGTACTTCCTGGGCGACAGCGTGCTCGACCGCTTCGACATCGTCGGCTTCGACCCGCGCGGCATCGGCTTCAGCGACAACGTGAAGTGTTTCCGGTCCCCACGCGAGCAGAGCGCGACGCTGGCCGGGCTCAACGTCCCGTTCCCCGTCACCCGGGCGCAGGAGAAGGCCTACGTCACCTCCGCCGAACAGTACGGCCGGGCGTGCTCCAGCACGGGGCGCCCGCTGAGCGGCGCGATGTCGACCGCCCAGGTCGCCCGGGACATGGACGTGCTGCGCCGCGCGGTCGGCGACCAGAAGCTGACATATCTGGGCTTCAGTTACGGCACCGCGCTCGGCCAGTACTACGCCAACATGTTCCCCGACCGGGTCCGCGCGCTGGCCCTCGACGGGGTCATCAACCCGATCTCGTGGACCGGCACGGCCGCCACCCGCGACACCATCCTCGACGACCGGCTGCGCTCGGCGGACGGGGCGTACAAGGCGCTGCACGAGATCCTCGTGCGCTGCGACCGGGCGGGCGGCACCGCCTGCGTGTTCGCGCTCGGCGACCCGGTGGCCAACTTCGCCCTGATCGCCCGCCGGCTGCGGGCGGAGCCGCTGGTCTACGAGGACCCGGACCTGGGCACCACGACGGTGACCTACGCCGACTTCGTCGCCAGCACCCTGGTCATGCTGTACGACCCGGCCGGCTACGACGGCATCGTCACCATGGCGCTGAACCTGCTGCTGCTCACCGAGCCACCGGCCGGCACGGACGCGGCGGCACGGCGCCGGGCCCGGCACGCGCTGGCGGCGCAACTGCACGGGCTGCGCGACCGGCGGCCGGGGCGCGACTTCCCGTACGACAACAGCCTGGAGGCCTTCCTCGGGGTCACCTGCACGGACACCCAGAACCCCGCGGACGCGGCGGGGTGGCCCGCGCGCGCCGCGCACTCCGACCGGCGGGCGCCGTACTTCGGGCGGGCGTGGGCGTGGGGCACCGTGGCGTGCGCCCGCGACAGCTGGACGGTGCGCGACGAGGACGCGTACACCGGGCCGTTCGACCGGCGCACCAGCGCGCCCGTGCTGTTCGTCGGCGACTACTACGACCCGGCCACCAACTACCGGGAGGCGGTCAGCGCGTCGAAGCTGCTGCCCGGCAGCCGCCTGCTGTCCAGCGACAGCTGGGGACACACCGCGTACGGCACGTCGGCGTGTGTGACCGACGCGGTGGACGCGTACCTGGTGCGGCGGGAGTTGCCCCCGGCCGGGACGGTGTGCACCGGTGACATCCAGCCCTTCGCCGGGGTGCCGGCCGCCGCCCAGGGCGCCGCCACCCACCCCGCGCCGGGCGCCGAAGCGTTCACCGTGCGCCCGCACCCGGCCAAGAACGCGCCGAAGAAGCTCCCGCCGGTCGACGCGCGCCTTCCGGGCGTCGCGGGGCTCGGTCGCTGA
- a CDS encoding Ig-like domain-containing protein: MIVRLLAHAAAAPLAVGGMMFMPTAALAAAPAAYTTTVLGTYTQVLPDDISPAPGTSAAPTAMVTIGDTIVRLPAGTTAGLASGAEVAVTVSAPVSADTTAEVAAAVATGQATVLSTTAAGGVAPIAASVAGAHSLTVVPVYWGAKDAQTTTTLRATADKVAAYWSAQTDGGITISTIDVRDWTVIPKPASCNDYGAATNAALAATGVSGATLRNHVLLYWPRMGCSWAGLGSVGGGNIWIDGTTAPDVWEHEFGHNLGLSHANAATCGSVPLSASCTVREYDDRDVMGFGRGGDGYNLNSALADVLGALTNPAVGVDGTVVTLPPITSVSQTRALKIPLTGSTLYVDYRPQTGRDAGLPAGWAGVQVHQRLTDKIDSRSLNMNPAVADSRAMPVGKAWAIPGTLLTLTVEEVTASGARVRVGNIYNDTTAPSTPAAPTVTGTAKSGEYVAGPVKFSWPAVTDAESGVAEYRVSINGQTTVTKTPSLSVPALTGTVAVSVTAVNKVGKVSAASPTVTVRGDNTAPSTPALTTPSNAATVGNAPRLAWSAATDDGAGLDRYELFLDKSKVGTADRAATSATVTLPGTALNGQHTLSVVAVDKVGNRSAADARTVVLAKATVPAPTKPTITNDASGTKISWTPPAQAAAGYDVLVDGVVREGLAGSATSWTLATGAATEGAHQLGVRARDSVGNASAVIVAKGTLDTSAPTQPKVAPPAVSTFTGNLARITWATATDAQSGIGKYAVLVDDVEVMRTLGTVRSASVPVPDGEHRIKVVAINGNGLPSADADALGVTVTATPTAPTPAKITAPAANAAISAQSTTVTWAAAVDPGGLDHYEVQVDGVTAATSTTTSASVSLDAGPHSLKVVAVDKSGLTSASAVVAITVDRTAPTVSTPAVTLRAGAAGAGVPVIVTATATDPSAICAVTVAVDGTPKVTGKTGTVRVETMLPRASSATVTVTATDCAGNSAVGTREVSLTSAAESAGQFAGTWAVAQAAGYLDGAARTTTAANASVSWSFTGTQAAWIGSRSATGYGVAYVYLDDRKVATVDTKATTALDKQVLWAGTTTPGEHTLKIVAVGTPDRPKVVVDGFTSLS; this comes from the coding sequence ATGATCGTTCGCCTGCTTGCGCACGCCGCGGCCGCGCCTCTCGCCGTCGGCGGCATGATGTTCATGCCGACCGCCGCGCTGGCCGCCGCCCCGGCCGCCTACACGACGACCGTGCTCGGCACCTACACCCAGGTGCTGCCGGACGACATCAGCCCCGCTCCGGGGACGTCGGCCGCGCCCACCGCGATGGTGACCATCGGTGACACGATCGTGCGGCTGCCCGCGGGAACCACCGCGGGCCTGGCCAGCGGCGCCGAGGTCGCGGTCACCGTCTCCGCGCCGGTGAGCGCCGACACCACCGCCGAGGTGGCGGCCGCGGTGGCCACCGGCCAGGCGACCGTCCTGAGCACCACCGCCGCCGGCGGCGTCGCGCCCATCGCGGCGTCGGTCGCGGGGGCACACAGCCTGACCGTGGTGCCGGTGTACTGGGGCGCCAAGGACGCGCAGACCACCACCACGCTGCGCGCCACCGCGGACAAGGTCGCCGCGTACTGGAGCGCGCAGACCGACGGCGGGATCACCATCAGCACGATCGACGTCCGGGACTGGACGGTCATCCCGAAGCCGGCGTCGTGCAACGACTACGGCGCGGCCACCAACGCGGCGCTCGCCGCGACCGGCGTGTCGGGGGCGACCCTGCGCAACCACGTGCTGCTGTACTGGCCCCGGATGGGCTGCTCCTGGGCGGGCCTGGGCTCGGTCGGCGGCGGCAACATCTGGATCGACGGCACCACCGCGCCGGACGTCTGGGAACACGAGTTCGGCCACAACCTGGGCCTGTCGCACGCCAACGCCGCCACCTGCGGCTCGGTGCCGCTGAGCGCCAGCTGCACCGTCCGCGAGTACGACGACCGGGACGTGATGGGCTTCGGCCGCGGCGGCGACGGCTACAACCTCAACTCCGCGCTCGCCGACGTGCTGGGCGCCCTCACGAACCCCGCGGTGGGTGTGGACGGCACGGTCGTCACGCTGCCCCCGATCACCTCGGTCTCGCAGACCCGCGCCCTGAAGATCCCGCTGACCGGCTCCACGCTGTACGTGGACTACCGGCCGCAGACCGGCCGGGACGCCGGTCTGCCCGCCGGCTGGGCCGGGGTCCAGGTCCACCAGCGGCTGACGGACAAGATCGACTCGCGAAGCCTCAACATGAACCCGGCAGTCGCGGACTCGCGGGCGATGCCGGTCGGCAAGGCGTGGGCGATCCCCGGCACGCTACTGACGCTGACCGTCGAAGAGGTCACCGCGAGCGGCGCCCGGGTACGGGTCGGCAACATCTACAACGACACCACCGCCCCGTCCACCCCGGCCGCCCCGACCGTCACCGGGACCGCCAAGTCCGGCGAGTACGTCGCCGGGCCGGTGAAGTTCTCCTGGCCCGCGGTGACCGACGCGGAATCGGGCGTCGCCGAGTACCGGGTCTCGATCAACGGCCAGACCACGGTCACCAAGACCCCCAGCCTCAGCGTGCCCGCGCTCACCGGCACCGTGGCCGTCAGCGTCACCGCCGTGAACAAGGTCGGCAAGGTGAGTGCTGCCAGCCCGACGGTGACCGTCCGCGGGGACAACACCGCGCCGAGCACCCCGGCCCTCACGACGCCGAGCAACGCGGCGACCGTGGGCAACGCGCCCCGCCTCGCCTGGAGCGCCGCCACCGACGACGGCGCCGGCCTGGACCGCTACGAGCTGTTCCTGGACAAGTCGAAGGTCGGCACCGCCGATCGCGCGGCCACCTCCGCCACGGTCACCCTGCCCGGGACCGCCCTCAACGGCCAGCACACGCTGTCCGTGGTGGCCGTCGACAAGGTCGGCAACCGCTCCGCAGCGGACGCCCGCACCGTGGTGCTGGCCAAGGCCACCGTGCCCGCCCCGACCAAGCCCACGATCACCAACGACGCGTCGGGCACGAAGATCTCGTGGACGCCGCCCGCCCAGGCGGCCGCCGGGTACGACGTGCTCGTCGACGGGGTGGTCCGCGAAGGGCTGGCGGGCAGCGCGACGTCCTGGACGCTGGCGACCGGCGCGGCCACCGAAGGGGCACACCAGCTGGGCGTCCGGGCCCGTGACTCGGTCGGCAACGCCTCGGCCGTGATCGTCGCCAAGGGCACCCTGGACACCTCCGCGCCCACCCAGCCCAAGGTGGCCCCACCCGCGGTCAGCACGTTCACCGGCAACCTCGCCCGAATCACGTGGGCCACGGCGACCGACGCCCAGTCAGGCATCGGCAAGTACGCGGTGCTGGTCGACGACGTCGAGGTCATGCGGACCCTGGGCACGGTCAGGTCGGCTTCCGTACCGGTACCCGACGGTGAACACCGGATCAAGGTGGTCGCGATCAACGGCAACGGGCTGCCCTCGGCGGACGCCGACGCACTCGGCGTCACCGTGACGGCCACCCCGACGGCGCCGACTCCCGCGAAGATCACCGCACCGGCGGCCAACGCGGCCATCAGCGCGCAGAGCACCACGGTCACCTGGGCGGCGGCCGTGGACCCGGGCGGCCTCGACCACTACGAGGTGCAGGTGGACGGCGTGACGGCGGCGACGTCGACCACGACCAGCGCGAGCGTGTCGCTGGACGCCGGACCGCACAGCCTCAAGGTGGTCGCCGTGGACAAGAGCGGGCTGACGAGCGCCTCGGCGGTGGTCGCCATCACCGTGGACCGGACCGCACCGACCGTCTCCACCCCGGCCGTCACGCTGCGGGCGGGCGCTGCGGGCGCGGGTGTGCCGGTGATCGTGACGGCGACCGCCACCGACCCGAGCGCGATCTGCGCGGTCACCGTCGCCGTCGACGGCACGCCGAAGGTCACGGGCAAGACCGGCACCGTCCGGGTCGAGACCATGCTGCCCCGGGCGTCGTCGGCCACCGTGACGGTGACGGCGACCGACTGCGCCGGCAACTCGGCCGTGGGGACCCGTGAGGTCAGCCTGACCTCGGCCGCAGAATCGGCGGGCCAGTTCGCCGGTACGTGGGCGGTGGCGCAGGCCGCCGGCTACCTCGACGGGGCGGCCCGCACGACCACGGCGGCAAACGCGTCGGTGAGCTGGAGCTTCACCGGCACCCAGGCCGCCTGGATCGGCTCGCGCAGCGCGACCGGGTACGGCGTGGCGTACGTCTACCTCGACGACAGGAAGGTGGCCACCGTGGACACCAAGGCCACCACGGCCCTGGACAAGCAGGTGCTGTGGGCCGGCACCACCACCCCGGGTGAACACACCCTCAAGATCGTGGCGGTGGGCACCCCGGATCGCCCGAAGGTCGTCGTGGACGGGTTCACCAGCCTGAGCTGA
- a CDS encoding SpoIIE family protein phosphatase: MASVPRRDGDWAGEVGDADTVRAVFDEMPVLLLGMAGPEHRIVAANAAFRATTGRTGHVGQTLVEAFPEMKGQQVYEMYDRVYRTGQQQVAREWHVQMDVEGVRTDGYYDFTVTPWRGPDGEIVGTTLVSLDVTQRVLERQAAQERAEVAERRYAAARDTIVTLQRELLPAGLPVLPGARLAATYLLADADTAAGGDWFDAVAMPGGRVALTVGDVVGHGVAASAVMGQLRAVLQDRLLGDGDIAGALAAVDRLARRTPGARAATVCVAVLDPADGAVTYCTAGHPPPLLINGDGPGRYLPSTGAGPLGGDATFPVGTARLAEGDLLVLFTDGLIERPGRDHAGSLVEVAQVAADAAADRVLLGSGLSAVQRVCTQTLELLVRQASHTDDVTMLAVQRVAPPPPLRLRLPARPGVIAQAYRAVGGWLQQLGVGSQDVSAMRHAVGELVTNCVEHAYAGQEAGEVTLAAELAPDGAARIEVSDQGRWQERPPATSGRTGGLGLVLADQLVDSLRLRPSAHGTTAEIRHALSTPGRLLTLDEVTAGVPGVRPPRDSDLLLILDEPSAPGPRVRVDGPITAATAGQLTSALQRLTRHGTRSLTVDLTGVTLLSSVGVAGLQDALRRSREHGGLLRLYAAPGSPAQHVLALTALAHTSADPASG, encoded by the coding sequence ATGGCGAGTGTGCCGAGGCGCGACGGAGACTGGGCCGGCGAGGTCGGGGACGCCGACACCGTACGGGCGGTCTTCGACGAGATGCCGGTGCTGCTGCTCGGCATGGCGGGCCCGGAGCATCGCATCGTGGCCGCCAACGCCGCGTTCCGGGCGACCACGGGCCGCACCGGGCACGTGGGCCAGACCCTCGTCGAGGCCTTCCCGGAGATGAAGGGCCAGCAGGTCTACGAGATGTACGACCGGGTGTACCGGACCGGCCAGCAGCAGGTGGCCCGGGAATGGCACGTGCAGATGGACGTCGAGGGCGTCCGGACGGACGGGTACTACGACTTCACGGTCACCCCGTGGCGGGGCCCGGACGGCGAGATCGTCGGCACGACGCTGGTCAGCCTGGACGTGACGCAACGGGTGCTCGAACGGCAGGCCGCGCAGGAACGCGCCGAGGTCGCCGAACGCCGCTACGCCGCCGCCCGCGACACCATCGTCACCCTGCAGCGGGAGCTGCTGCCGGCGGGGCTGCCGGTGCTGCCGGGCGCCCGGCTGGCCGCCACGTACCTGCTGGCCGACGCGGACACGGCGGCCGGTGGCGACTGGTTCGACGCCGTCGCGATGCCCGGCGGGCGGGTGGCGCTGACCGTGGGGGACGTGGTGGGCCACGGCGTCGCGGCGTCGGCGGTGATGGGGCAGCTGCGCGCGGTCCTGCAGGACCGCTTGCTGGGGGACGGGGACATCGCGGGGGCGCTGGCGGCGGTGGATCGGCTGGCGCGGCGCACCCCGGGGGCGCGGGCGGCGACCGTGTGCGTGGCCGTGCTCGACCCGGCCGACGGGGCGGTCACGTACTGCACCGCCGGGCACCCGCCGCCGCTGCTGATCAACGGGGACGGCCCCGGCCGGTACCTGCCCTCGACCGGTGCGGGGCCGCTCGGCGGCGACGCGACGTTCCCGGTGGGCACGGCCCGGCTGGCCGAGGGTGACCTGCTGGTGCTGTTCACCGATGGGCTGATCGAGCGGCCCGGCCGCGACCACGCCGGCAGCCTCGTCGAGGTCGCCCAGGTCGCCGCGGACGCCGCCGCGGACCGGGTGCTGCTCGGCTCCGGGCTGTCCGCGGTGCAGCGGGTGTGCACCCAGACCCTGGAGCTGCTGGTGCGCCAGGCATCGCACACCGACGACGTGACGATGCTGGCGGTGCAGCGGGTGGCGCCGCCGCCGCCGCTGCGGCTGCGGCTGCCCGCCCGGCCCGGGGTGATCGCGCAGGCGTACCGGGCCGTCGGCGGATGGCTGCAGCAGCTCGGCGTGGGTTCGCAGGACGTCTCCGCGATGCGGCACGCCGTGGGGGAGCTGGTCACCAACTGCGTCGAGCACGCGTACGCCGGGCAGGAGGCCGGGGAGGTCACGCTGGCGGCGGAGCTGGCGCCGGACGGCGCGGCCCGGATCGAGGTGTCCGACCAGGGGCGCTGGCAGGAACGGCCACCCGCGACGAGCGGGCGGACCGGCGGTCTCGGTCTGGTGCTGGCCGACCAGCTCGTCGACTCCCTCCGGCTGCGTCCGTCCGCGCACGGCACGACCGCCGAGATCCGGCATGCCTTGAGTACGCCGGGCCGCCTGCTCACCCTCGACGAGGTCACCGCCGGTGTCCCGGGTGTCCGCCCGCCGCGCGACTCCGACCTGCTGCTGATCCTGGACGAGCCGTCCGCCCCGGGGCCGCGTGTCCGGGTCGACGGCCCGATCACGGCCGCCACCGCCGGGCAACTGACCTCGGCCCTGCAACGGCTGACCCGGCACGGTACCCGGTCGCTGACCGTCGACCTGACCGGTGTCACGCTGCTGTCCAGTGTGGGCGTGGCGGGGTTGCAGGACGCGCTGCGCCGCAGCCGCGAGCACGGCGGACTCCTGCGCCTGTACGCCGCGCCGGGCAGCCCCGCGCAGCACGTCCTCGCGTTGACCGCGCTGGCACACACGTCGGCCGACCCCGCGTCCGGGTAG
- a CDS encoding DUF2087 domain-containing protein, producing the protein MSVPAARAADVLAQLSSPTKLLALAELTRRGEQGATLAELSYALDLPLPKTGDACARLVALGLATGTGDGVYRARPEGLREAAAAVDRLQPIAPLLAGYPRLRPYFSHGRLTSMPPTLSDRTPLLGELLARFLDLDGLHDEDEINHRLAEVTDDVAGVRRMMVDTGWLERDRAGTTYGPGRALPVG; encoded by the coding sequence ATGTCCGTGCCAGCCGCCCGTGCCGCCGATGTCCTGGCCCAGCTGTCCAGCCCGACGAAACTGCTCGCCCTGGCCGAGCTGACCAGGCGCGGCGAGCAGGGTGCCACGCTCGCCGAGCTGAGCTATGCGCTCGATCTGCCCCTGCCGAAGACGGGGGACGCCTGCGCCCGGCTCGTCGCCCTCGGGCTTGCCACCGGGACGGGCGACGGCGTCTACCGGGCCCGGCCCGAAGGCCTGCGGGAGGCGGCCGCCGCGGTCGACCGGCTCCAGCCGATCGCGCCGCTGCTGGCCGGCTATCCACGGCTGCGCCCGTATTTCTCGCACGGGCGGCTCACCAGCATGCCGCCGACGCTGAGCGACCGCACCCCGCTGCTCGGCGAACTGCTCGCCCGGTTCCTGGATCTCGACGGCCTGCACGACGAGGACGAGATCAACCACCGGCTGGCGGAGGTCACCGACGACGTCGCCGGGGTGCGCCGGATGATGGTCGACACCGGCTGGCTCGAGCGCGACCGCGCCGGCACCACGTACGGGCCGGGCCGGGCGCTGCCGGTCGGCTGA
- a CDS encoding putative bifunctional diguanylate cyclase/phosphodiesterase — MISALRHGWRHNRWANVLAAVLVVLALVTYVNIIQHRRGIAENQTSARLQSLVLLLNEESSLQWKTLADPSIRARVARDTGAIRGRESQVLTRLAATMPAATSRELVGLISDYHAVLDEQQDLLIVDNTNEAIKVERSKTGPQLRALSDRIGELAETAAAEAGKASATANYVLVVAMILTAAMIGALLRRFDRAHRAAAASAAELLRQERAALQLANENAATIRHQAEHDALTGLPNRKLFIERMQQALRAGEPAVMFVDLDDFKRINDSLGHAAGDALLVEVAARLRGSVRDNDTAARLGGDEFAILIENGGADTAISVAQRIIEALAEPVDTGGTQVLTRGSVGIAVAGPDRDGTDLLRQADVAMYAAKNRGKGRFVVFDQSMQDRVRSRVGLEVDLRRALETDEIHLAYQPIVCLNSGAIVGAEALVRWTHPSQGMLSPAAFLPVAEASGLILPLGRRVLELACAQATRWLADRPGNDFVISVNLSVHQLQHRGMVEEICAVVDGAGLPPAALMLEITESAMVHDGELVATQVERLRALGFGVALDDFGTGYSSITHLQRFRVDQLKIDRSFVAADDGVCEAVLRLAELLGLETVAEGIETAEQARRVRDFGCKYGQGYWFAKPVAPEAFQELLSAPARVLAA, encoded by the coding sequence ATGATCAGCGCCCTCCGGCACGGCTGGCGCCATAACCGCTGGGCGAACGTCCTCGCGGCCGTGCTGGTCGTCCTCGCCCTGGTCACCTACGTCAACATCATCCAGCACCGGCGGGGCATCGCGGAGAACCAGACCTCGGCGCGGCTGCAGAGCCTGGTCCTGCTGCTCAACGAGGAGAGCTCGTTGCAGTGGAAGACGCTGGCCGATCCGAGCATCCGGGCCCGGGTGGCCCGCGACACCGGCGCCATCCGGGGCCGGGAGAGCCAGGTCCTCACCCGGCTCGCGGCGACCATGCCCGCCGCCACCAGCCGCGAACTGGTCGGCCTGATCAGCGACTACCACGCCGTCCTCGACGAGCAGCAGGACCTGCTGATCGTGGACAACACCAACGAGGCCATCAAGGTCGAGCGCAGCAAGACCGGCCCGCAGCTGCGGGCGCTCAGCGACCGGATCGGCGAACTGGCGGAGACGGCCGCCGCCGAGGCCGGCAAGGCGTCCGCCACGGCCAACTACGTCCTGGTCGTCGCGATGATCCTCACCGCCGCGATGATCGGCGCGCTGTTGCGCCGTTTCGACCGGGCCCACCGCGCCGCCGCCGCCTCCGCCGCGGAGCTGCTGCGCCAGGAACGCGCGGCGTTGCAACTGGCCAACGAGAACGCCGCGACCATCCGGCATCAGGCGGAGCACGACGCGCTCACCGGTCTGCCCAACCGCAAGCTCTTCATCGAACGGATGCAGCAGGCCCTGCGGGCCGGGGAACCCGCCGTCATGTTCGTCGACCTCGACGATTTCAAACGCATCAACGACAGCCTCGGCCACGCCGCGGGCGACGCGCTGCTGGTCGAGGTCGCCGCGCGGCTGCGCGGATCGGTACGGGACAACGACACCGCGGCCCGCCTCGGCGGCGACGAGTTCGCCATCCTCATCGAGAACGGCGGCGCGGACACGGCGATCTCGGTCGCCCAGCGGATCATCGAAGCGCTCGCCGAGCCGGTCGACACCGGCGGCACCCAGGTCCTCACCCGCGGCAGCGTCGGGATCGCGGTCGCCGGGCCGGACCGTGACGGCACCGACCTGCTGCGCCAGGCCGACGTCGCGATGTACGCGGCCAAGAACCGGGGCAAGGGCCGGTTCGTCGTCTTCGACCAGTCCATGCAGGACCGGGTGCGCAGCCGGGTCGGGCTGGAGGTCGATCTGCGTCGGGCGCTCGAGACCGACGAGATCCACCTCGCCTACCAGCCCATCGTCTGCCTCAACAGCGGCGCCATCGTCGGGGCGGAGGCGCTGGTCCGCTGGACCCACCCGAGCCAGGGGATGCTGTCCCCGGCGGCGTTCCTGCCGGTCGCCGAGGCCAGCGGGCTGATCCTGCCGCTGGGCCGGCGGGTACTGGAACTCGCCTGCGCGCAGGCCACCCGGTGGCTGGCCGACCGGCCCGGCAACGACTTCGTGATCAGCGTGAACCTGTCCGTGCACCAGTTGCAGCACCGGGGGATGGTCGAGGAGATCTGCGCCGTGGTCGACGGGGCCGGGCTGCCGCCGGCCGCGCTGATGCTGGAGATCACCGAGTCGGCGATGGTGCACGACGGCGAGCTGGTGGCGACCCAGGTGGAACGGCTGCGTGCGCTCGGCTTCGGAGTGGCCCTGGACGACTTCGGCACGGGCTACTCCTCCATCACCCACCTGCAGCGGTTCCGGGTCGACCAGCTCAAGATCGACCGGTCGTTCGTGGCCGCGGACGACGGGGTGTGCGAGGCCGTGCTGCGCCTGGCCGAACTGCTCGGCCTGGAGACCGTCGCGGAGGGCATCGAGACCGCGGAGCAGGCCCGCCGCGTCCGCGACTTCGGCTGCAAGTACGGCCAGGGCTACTGGTTCGCCAAGCCGGTTGCGCCGGAGGCCTTCCAGGAACTGCTCAGCGCTCCCGCCCGGGTGCTGGCCGCCTGA
- a CDS encoding extracellular solute-binding protein, with amino-acid sequence MLATAACGKRAENTAAPTGYAASAPPVTIKFWFMPNGLDAHKAMQAEADQFHRLHPNITVQLTMLDWAAALNRISAAAAGGDAPDVTQLGTTWVGGLSQTGALAPYSDAELNSFGGRASFLPASWTATKLVGSDAVTAVPWFVDIRALFYRTDVLRRLGLDPAKAFETWDAMERTLAAIKREGKITPLGQPGKNDWNVVHNVAPFIWGAGGDLLSADGRTPMLSTPESAAGIDFYQRLMGTYNKRDLLAKNSDAAVAAFADGQTAVLFHGPDSVATFRADTNRPGLRAGWATAPMPAGPKGRYTFLGGSDLAVFKGSAHRGAALEWVRFLTGAQSQERYVVGELGIWPARTEVMRSTRLDADPAYRGFVDGQRDGRQYPAVAAWVDIEAALTKDFSTLWETITHTGAPLPEQRLRALLRTADDDVRNAIQQAS; translated from the coding sequence ATGCTGGCGACCGCCGCCTGCGGCAAGCGCGCCGAGAACACCGCCGCACCCACCGGGTACGCCGCGTCCGCGCCCCCCGTGACCATCAAGTTCTGGTTCATGCCGAACGGCCTGGACGCGCACAAGGCCATGCAGGCCGAGGCGGACCAGTTCCACCGCCTGCACCCCAACATCACGGTGCAGCTGACCATGCTCGACTGGGCCGCCGCGCTGAACCGGATCAGCGCCGCCGCGGCCGGCGGAGACGCGCCCGACGTCACGCAACTCGGCACCACCTGGGTGGGCGGGCTGTCGCAGACCGGTGCCCTGGCGCCGTACTCCGACGCGGAGCTGAACTCGTTCGGCGGCCGGGCGTCGTTCCTGCCGGCGAGCTGGACGGCCACGAAGCTGGTCGGCAGCGACGCGGTGACCGCGGTGCCCTGGTTCGTCGACATCCGGGCCCTGTTCTACCGCACCGACGTGCTGCGCCGCCTGGGCCTGGACCCGGCGAAGGCGTTCGAGACCTGGGACGCCATGGAGCGGACCCTCGCCGCGATCAAGCGGGAAGGCAAGATCACGCCGCTCGGGCAGCCCGGCAAGAATGACTGGAACGTGGTGCACAACGTGGCCCCGTTCATCTGGGGCGCGGGCGGGGACCTGCTGTCCGCCGACGGCAGGACGCCGATGCTCTCCACCCCGGAGTCGGCCGCGGGCATCGACTTCTACCAGCGCCTCATGGGCACGTACAACAAGCGGGATCTGCTGGCGAAGAACTCCGACGCCGCCGTCGCCGCGTTCGCCGACGGGCAGACCGCCGTCCTGTTCCACGGCCCCGACTCCGTGGCCACCTTCCGCGCCGACACGAACCGGCCGGGCCTGCGGGCCGGCTGGGCGACCGCGCCGATGCCGGCCGGCCCCAAGGGCCGGTACACGTTCCTGGGCGGCAGCGACCTGGCCGTCTTCAAGGGCTCGGCGCACCGGGGCGCCGCCCTGGAATGGGTACGGTTCCTCACCGGCGCCCAGAGCCAGGAACGGTACGTGGTCGGCGAGCTGGGCATCTGGCCCGCCCGTACGGAGGTCATGCGCAGCACCCGCCTCGACGCCGACCCCGCGTACCGGGGCTTCGTCGACGGGCAGCGTGACGGTAGGCAGTACCCGGCGGTCGCCGCGTGGGTGGACATCGAGGCGGCGCTGACGAAGGACTTCAGCACGCTCTGGGAGACCATCACGCATACCGGGGCCCCGCTGCCCGAACAGCGCCTGCGCGCCCTGCTGCGCACCGCGGACGACGACGTCCGCAACGCGATCCAGCAAGCGTCATGA